The Salegentibacter mishustinae genomic interval CAATTTCCTTATCACTTTTAGGGGTTTTTATAGCGCTCTATCAGGTTTATAGAAGTGTAATTAAAATGAGCGAAGAAGACGAAAAAAATGAAAAATGATCTATTGGCTTTCCTAAAGCGATTGCTTCCTTTTACTTTATTGTTATGGTTAATTCAGTTTCTATTGCAGCGCTATGTTTTAGAAATGGAATTCTATTATAGCAGTTTTAGTATTTATCTATTCCATTTCCTGGCTACATTTCTTATTTATTTAAGCCTGGTTTTTGTTTATCGAAATTTTACCGAGAATACCGGTTTTGCTTTTATGGGATTAAGTTTATTTAAGATGGTGGCAGCGGTAATTTTTTTACTTCCCTTAGTCTTAAGCGAGATAAATGCAGTGTTTGCTAATATTCTTGCCTTTTTTATTCCCTACTTTTTGTATTTGATCTTTGAGACCCTATACGCAGTGAAACTAATAAACAAAGCTTAAGATGCTGTTTATCAGTTATAATAATAAAAATAACGCTTTTGCTAAAATTTTAGTTGGGGTGCTTTCAAATAAAAATTAAAAGTATACCTTTGCACCCGAATTTAGAGCCCATAATTTTAAGCAGAACAGGTACTATGATAGCACATAAATCTTTAAAGATTATAGTGACGTTTACACTAGCCTTAGCCTTACTTCCTTTTAACGCTTTTGCCAAGGACGATTCTCAGGCAGAAGAAAATAAAGATGAATTTAATCCTACCGAGATGATTATGCACCATATTGGTGATTCTCATGGGTGGCATTTTTTTGGTGAAGGAGACAGTTCGTTTACTTTACCGCTTCCAGTAATTCTATTTACTGAGGAAGATGGTTTTGTTACTTTCATGTCTAGCGAATTTCACCACGATACCGAAGGGCATCATGTGGTAGAAAAAGATGGGATGCGTTTTGTGAATTATCACGAAGATATTTACAAATTAGACGCAGGTGCTGAAACTGTTGAGTTTGATGAAGAGCATAACGTGTTAAATGCCAGTAAACCCTGGGATTTTTCTATAACCAAGAACGTAGCTGCTATGTTCTTAACCGTTATTTTAATGTTGATCTTCTTCTTCGGTTTAGCCGGTCACCACAAAAAGAATAAAAAAGCTCCTGCTGGTTTCAATAATATATTAGAGACTTTAGTGCTTTTTGTTCGCGATGAGATCGCAAAACCTCAAATTGGCGATAAGAAGTATATGAAGTTTA includes:
- the atpB gene encoding F0F1 ATP synthase subunit A; translated protein: MIAHKSLKIIVTFTLALALLPFNAFAKDDSQAEENKDEFNPTEMIMHHIGDSHGWHFFGEGDSSFTLPLPVILFTEEDGFVTFMSSEFHHDTEGHHVVEKDGMRFVNYHEDIYKLDAGAETVEFDEEHNVLNASKPWDFSITKNVAAMFLTVILMLIFFFGLAGHHKKNKKAPAGFNNILETLVLFVRDEIAKPQIGDKKYMKFMPFLLTVFFFIWITNLLGLLPGAANVTGNIAVTVSLGLFTLALILINGNKEFWKHTLWMPGIPTFVKPILMVVEVIGLVIKPVALMIRLFANITAGHIIILSLIGLIFILESAGVAWISVPFALFITILELLVAFLQAFIFTMLSALFIGMAVAEHEHH